The DNA region AGGAAAAAATAATCCCAATGTTTGTAAATAAATGTGCTAAATTTGAAAGACCTGAAATAGAATCTATGAAACCAAGTAACACACATGAGTTAAATACAGAATATTTTAGGAACTTACAAAGCAGGATCCTATTCAGTATTCTTTTAATTTGCTTGTTCATTCCAAAAATTTCGGATGCACAAGATTGCTTTCCAGATACGGAGCCACCGGTTTTAATTTGTAAAAAGATAGACACATTAATGCTTGGTTGGTGTGGAAATGTACAGATTTATGCTTCTGAATTTGTAAAATCTGTAGTTGATAATTGTTCACCCCGGGTAAAAATTACCTTTGACAGGGAAGGTAGATTAGAAGATGCTGATTTGATTTTATTATTAGTTGGTTTGGATACTTCTAATAATTTCATCACAATTTATGCGCACGACAATGCGGGAAATGTAAGTTCGTGTAGTTCCTTTTGCTTTCCGGTTTCAATGCTTAATTTGAAGGTAGATTGTAATATTTTATCAGATTATCGCTATTTTGAAGATGAAACAAATAAGATTGAATTAAGTATAAGAACAGAAGATAATAAACTTCATCCAACGACAATTACTAACAAATGGTATCCAATGCGATTTGAAGGGACTATTTCTTCTATATCAAATCCGAAATCAATTGTTATAAATTCATTAGATTTTGCTTTTGATCATTGGAATATTTCACCAGCTGATATCATCGAAGCATCTCGTATGATTGTTCATTCGAGTCGATATCCATCAGCCATGAATTATTTAAGTGCCGATACCAATTGCGATGGAGAAATTAATTTGCTGGATCTTTATAAAACACTCCAATTTATACTTGGGAATATTGTTAAAGATGATTGTATCGCAAAACCTTTGGCAAGATTTTTAAATGATTCCGGCGTTTTATTAGGCACAGAAACAGATCTTAACTTTAATGCTAATACATTACAAAAAATGGGATTTTGTCAACGAGGTGATATTGACAGAGAAAATTTATTTCCAAACGTTTCATTCTTCAATCCAGTAAGTCAAATCCAAGGTGACCCGGTTAATTGGAAAGTAAAAAATCAATTATTGGAAAGAAATCTTAACTACGTGTTAGATTTTGAATTTTCAGATAGTATGAAATTATTTGGTTTGCAATTCAATGTTAATTTTGATACAAGTTTGGTCCATATTGACACAGTTTATTCAAATTTTATTGGAACTCAATTTAATCGGATTTATCCCAATGATATTCAATGGGTTTGTTGGAATACATTAGACCCTCAAATAGATCATGTTTTACCTAGGATTACATTCCACCTTACCGCTAAAGAAGATGCTAAAGTTGGTGAAGTATTTAAACCAACGGTTCAAACCATTAGTAATTTTTTAGTAGAAGCATCTGGTAACGCACGTCCCATAGGAATTGAGTTTTCAAAAGTAGCAGGTAATCATACTACATTAAATGATGCTGAATGGTTGCAAGCAACTCCCATACCATCTCAGGGCATTGTTAGAATTTCAGTGTTGGTCTCCAAAGAACAAGTAGGTCAATTAGAACTGATTGATGTACATGGGATTCTTGTTCATAAACAACTATTGAAATTTCAGAATGCTCCTTTGCAAATAGACATACCTAAACTTAAGAGTGGAATGTATTTTGCTGTATTAAGATTTGCTGAAAGTAAACCAATACAAAAAACATTTCTAATGATTCGAGAATAATATGTAGGATCTATTTAATAAAATTTGTGCTGTATTAATTTCCTATGAAGAAAAGTTAATCTGAATACACCCTGAATATTGTAATTTGATGATACTTTTTATTGCATTTGGCTTACTCTTCATGATCCTTGGAAATTGCTTTATATTCTGCAATCAATTTTTGTTGAATGTCTGGTGTAACCGGAGCATATTCTAAAAAATGCATGCTGAATTTTGCTTTGCCCTGAGTCATCGAGCGTAAACTGGAAGAGTAATTATGCATTTCAGCTAATGGGACTTTTGTTTTGATTTTTTTGTAATGACCCTCAGAATCCATTCCTAAAATGATAGCGCGTCGTGTTTGTAAGTCACCCATTATATCACCCATGGCATCATCTCCACAAAGTATTTCCAATTCATAAACCGGTTCCAAAATCTGAGCACCGGCCGAGTGAAACGCTTCTTTAAAAGCCATGGTTCCTGCAATTTGAAAAGCCATATCATTGCTGTCAACCGGATGCATCTTTCCATCAAACACTGAAACACGAATATCGGTACAATAAGATCCAGTCAAAGGACCTTCGATCATTTTATTCATTATCCCTTTTTTGATAGCAGAGGAAAATTTAGTGTCAATTGATCCTCCAACGATGCACCATAAAAAGGATAATTTGCCACCCCAACTCAATTCTTCAGCTTCGCGTTGTCTGACATTTAATCCCGCCGGGTCTGCCATTCCTTCATGAAAAGGTTCTACGCGCATGTGCACTTCTGCAAATTGTCCTGCTCCGCCGGATTGTTTTTTATGTCGGTAACTGGTATCCGTTGCTTTGGTAATGGTTTCGAGATAAGGAATTTTTGGTTTTAAAAAATCAATGTGCAATCCATGAAGTTTTTCAATCCGATATTTTAATAAGTCCATGTGCAACTGTCCCTGACCATGCAATAAATTTTGTTTAAGTCTTTGGGATTGTTCCAATACTAAAGTGGGATCTTCTTCCTGTAATTCATGAATCGCTTTAATCAATTTTTCAAGGTCGTTTTTATTTTCTGTTGAAATAGCTGCCCGCGTTCTTGGTTCTGGAAAAGGGATGGGTTCTACTTCTGCATCATGACCTTTTATGCTCAAAGTATTGTTGGTATGACTGTCTTTTAATTTTACAACCACTCCTAAATCTCCAGCAACCAACTCATTGACTGCTTCACGATTTTTTCCATTGGAAACATAAATTTGATTGAGCCGTTCGTATCCCCGATTTGCATTATTATTTAATTCATCACCTGTTTTTACTTTTCCTGAATATACTTTGAAATAGGATACCCGTCCAACTTTAGGTTCACTCATCGTTTTATAGATAAACAACGTTGTCGGACCGGAGGCATCCACTTTTAATTCTCCATTTTTAAGTTTGGCATTGGGTCTATCGGCAGGAGACGGACACACATCATTGATAAATCCCATGATTCTGCCACTTCCCATATTTTTTATAGCAGAACAACAAAAAACAGGAAATAAACTTTGATGAGCGATCCCTTTGCGAAGTCCATCTGCCAATTCTGATTCATCCAGATTGCCGGTTTCAAAAAAATGTTCCATTAAAGTATCATCATTTTCTGCGGCTGCTTCGACAATTGCTGTATGCATTTCCTGAGCTCTGGCTTTTTCAGATTCAGGTATTTCTTTTTTAACCGGTTTACCTCCATCAGCAGGAAATTCATACATCACCATGCGCAATGCATCGATGATGGCATTAAAATTTTTACCTGGATTTAATGGATATTGAAAAGCAATCAGTTTATTTCCAAAACGAGCTTTTGCTTGTTCCAGTGAAGTATCAAAATCTGCTTTTTCATGATCGCATTGATTGATCACAAACATGGCGGGAAGGTGAAATTTTTCTACATATTCCCATATTAATTCTGTTCCGACTTCCACACCATGCGAACCATTAATCGTCATAATTCCCAAGTCCGCTACTTTCATAGATGATAATATTTCACCTACAAAATCATCAGAGCCAGGTGTGTCTATGATATTTATTTTAGAATCCTTCCAACTTACGTGCATGAGTTTGCTAAACAAACTCGATTTGCGCTCTTGTTCGATATCCGAAAAATCAGATACGGTATTACCGGCATCAATCGTACCGCGACGTGTAATGGCTTTGGCTTCGTAAAGCATGCTTTCTATCAGGCTGGTTTTTCCGCTATGCGAATGGCCCAGCAAGACGACATTCCTGATGTGTTTGGGATCCTGGCTCATAAAAGCAATGTTTTTATTGGTTAAGAATAGTTGCTACAAGTTATCTGTATTGAAATTATTTGCAAATGATTTCTGAATATTAATTTTAATATAAAAGCAAATTATTGTATACCAATAAACTATATATATAAACTAAAATGTATTTCAATGTCAAAAACCTAAACGCTTTGTTGGATGGGATTCGAAGCTTTCTGAATCATCCTGCATAGGGTGTCCAAGCGACTGGGTGTTTAATAATTACAATTTTCAACAATTTCTAGATTTTAAAGTGTAATCCCAGCTCCTTTTTTCAAAGCAGATCTGCGTCCAAATTTCCTCTGAATAGGGATCAAGCAGATCGGTTCTTAACAGGTAACCTGGGATTATTTGTATTTAAATCATTGATAATGAATAAGATAAACTAATTTAAATCTAATAGAATTCTAAGGCATATTTTTTCAATAAAAACCATTTTTTTCCGTAAAAGATAGTATTTTTGCAGTCCAATTTTAAAGACCTTAGTCATGATCGCAGTGGTTAATATAGCAGGGCAACAATTTAAAGTCAGTAAAGGCCAAAAATTGTATGTTCACCGTCAGGAAGCCGAAACCGGTAGTCAAGTAAATTTTGATCAGGTGTTGATGCTGATAAATGGTGAACAAACTACCATTGGAATGCCCAACATTGCAGGTGCAAGCATTTCTGCTAAAGTGTTAGATCATATCAAAGGTGATAAAGTAATTGTGTATAAAAAGAAGCGCAGAAAAGGCTATGAAAAAAAGAATGGCCACCGTCAATCTTTTACACAAATTCAGGTTGAATCCATCCAAATTTAATTCTATAAAATTTTAAGCCATGGCACATAAGAAAGGGGAAGGTAGTACTAGTAACGGTCGCGATAGCAACAGCAAACGTTTGGGCGTAAAATTATTTGGAGGTCAGGAAGCAATTCCTGGAAACATCATCGTGCGCCAACGGGGTACAAAATATCACCCTGGTATTAATGTTGGTGTTGGAAAAGATTTTACATTATTTGCTCTTAAAGCAGGTGTAGTTACTTTTAAAAAGACCCGCGAAGATCGAAACGTAGTACACGTTCTCTAAACTGTTTTTCTTCTTATTTATTTATTGAATACCCTGGAGTTATAGAATAACCCTTGTTCCTTTATTTAATTCAACCCAACCAAAGTCTAATTCGGTGGTTTGAACTTTAATCCACCCCTGGATCTGATCTTTTATTTGCAAATAGAGTCCGGCTTTTAGATCATCCTTTTTACTACTGCCCGGATCGGGTGATAAATACAATGGACTTGCCTGTAATAATACAAACCCATTCTGATCATTTCGAATCGAGTCCCGGTGTACCGCCAACAACAAGGAAATGCAAGCAAACAACAACACGAAACGAATCGATTGAAGTGACAGAGGTATTTTGTCTTTGAATAAATAGCCTGCAATCCCTATGGAAACAGTCAAAACAAAAAGCATAAACCAATGAAATGCTTGCATGCTTAATAAGATGGATTTATAAATCTTGAAAAGTATAAATTCAGGTAATTCAAATGTTTCGATCCCTGCTGCTGCCTCGGCGATTTTTAAATTTTTAATGCATGCAGCACAGTTTGGATCCCACTTCAATGCTTTTCGGTAATACAGGATCGCTTGTGGATACTCTTTTAAACCAGTATACGTATTCCCGATATTAAAATAGAGATCTGCTCCTCGCATTCCATTAGCAAGAAGCTGATTCCATTCTGTTAACGCGGTATGATAATCTTTGGCTTTATATGCCTGGATCGCTTTTTCGACTTGAGAAAAACAAACTGTCGGAGCTAAGAATAATAAATAAAGAGCCAGACGTTTCATTTGAATTCCTTTTTAATAATTTCCTCTAATGATTGTGGTTTTTCCTTATTCCTTGGATTAAATCCATCCAGAAATTTTTTACGCCCATCTTGTAAAGGCAACATATTTCCTTTAGGTTTAGTAAAAAAATCGATAAATTCAATCTTTTCATCTGCATTAAAATTCAATCT from Saprospiraceae bacterium includes:
- a CDS encoding tetratricopeptide repeat protein, which produces MKRLALYLLFLAPTVCFSQVEKAIQAYKAKDYHTALTEWNQLLANGMRGADLYFNIGNTYTGLKEYPQAILYYRKALKWDPNCAACIKNLKIAEAAAGIETFELPEFILFKIYKSILLSMQAFHWFMLFVLTVSIGIAGYLFKDKIPLSLQSIRFVLLFACISLLLAVHRDSIRNDQNGFVLLQASPLYLSPDPGSSKKDDLKAGLYLQIKDQIQGWIKVQTTELDFGWVELNKGTRVIL
- the rplU gene encoding 50S ribosomal protein L21; this translates as MIAVVNIAGQQFKVSKGQKLYVHRQEAETGSQVNFDQVLMLINGEQTTIGMPNIAGASISAKVLDHIKGDKVIVYKKKRRKGYEKKNGHRQSFTQIQVESIQI
- the rpmA gene encoding 50S ribosomal protein L27, whose product is MAHKKGEGSTSNGRDSNSKRLGVKLFGGQEAIPGNIIVRQRGTKYHPGINVGVGKDFTLFALKAGVVTFKKTREDRNVVHVL
- a CDS encoding elongation factor G; this translates as MSQDPKHIRNVVLLGHSHSGKTSLIESMLYEAKAITRRGTIDAGNTVSDFSDIEQERKSSLFSKLMHVSWKDSKINIIDTPGSDDFVGEILSSMKVADLGIMTINGSHGVEVGTELIWEYVEKFHLPAMFVINQCDHEKADFDTSLEQAKARFGNKLIAFQYPLNPGKNFNAIIDALRMVMYEFPADGGKPVKKEIPESEKARAQEMHTAIVEAAAENDDTLMEHFFETGNLDESELADGLRKGIAHQSLFPVFCCSAIKNMGSGRIMGFINDVCPSPADRPNAKLKNGELKVDASGPTTLFIYKTMSEPKVGRVSYFKVYSGKVKTGDELNNNANRGYERLNQIYVSNGKNREAVNELVAGDLGVVVKLKDSHTNNTLSIKGHDAEVEPIPFPEPRTRAAISTENKNDLEKLIKAIHELQEEDPTLVLEQSQRLKQNLLHGQGQLHMDLLKYRIEKLHGLHIDFLKPKIPYLETITKATDTSYRHKKQSGGAGQFAEVHMRVEPFHEGMADPAGLNVRQREAEELSWGGKLSFLWCIVGGSIDTKFSSAIKKGIMNKMIEGPLTGSYCTDIRVSVFDGKMHPVDSNDMAFQIAGTMAFKEAFHSAGAQILEPVYELEILCGDDAMGDIMGDLQTRRAIILGMDSEGHYKKIKTKVPLAEMHNYSSSLRSMTQGKAKFSMHFLEYAPVTPDIQQKLIAEYKAISKDHEE